A stretch of Saccharothrix texasensis DNA encodes these proteins:
- a CDS encoding PP2C family serine/threonine-protein phosphatase translates to MESCPGCSSPVAAQDRFCEACGRNLRVQRTSVGGPGSQWPPMCACGGEEFDADGFCEQCGRARPSARDRVEFVLPGVAGVSDRGKRRRRNEDSMAFGRVRGRGVAVVVCDGVASSERAEQASQTAVDTAADVLLTGLQAGMDAESSTTDSVVAANEAVGRLARPEAAEVAPSCTFVSAVVTDDSATVGWVGDSRAYLVAEAGAARLTTDDTWAAQLVAEGVLTEEEALTDRRAHVLSRWLGADSGVEAPQTVTFKVETPGLLVLCSDGLWNYVPEPEDLLAVLPRGVPPVEVARELVDVALKAGGHDNITVVVVQLRGGHGA, encoded by the coding sequence ATGGAATCCTGTCCCGGGTGTTCGTCGCCGGTGGCGGCGCAGGACCGCTTCTGCGAGGCGTGCGGGCGCAACCTGCGGGTGCAGCGGACATCGGTGGGTGGTCCGGGGTCGCAGTGGCCGCCGATGTGCGCGTGCGGCGGCGAGGAGTTCGACGCGGACGGGTTCTGCGAGCAGTGCGGCCGGGCGCGGCCCTCGGCGCGGGACCGGGTGGAGTTCGTGCTGCCCGGGGTGGCCGGGGTGAGCGACCGGGGCAAGCGGCGGCGGCGCAACGAGGACTCGATGGCGTTCGGCCGGGTGCGCGGGCGCGGGGTCGCGGTGGTGGTGTGCGACGGGGTGGCGTCCTCGGAGCGGGCCGAGCAGGCGTCGCAGACGGCCGTGGACACGGCGGCGGACGTGCTGTTGACCGGGTTGCAGGCGGGCATGGACGCCGAGTCGTCGACGACGGACTCGGTGGTGGCGGCCAACGAGGCGGTGGGCCGGTTGGCGCGGCCGGAGGCGGCGGAGGTGGCGCCGTCCTGCACGTTCGTGTCGGCGGTGGTGACCGACGACTCGGCGACGGTGGGCTGGGTCGGCGACAGCCGCGCCTACCTGGTGGCCGAGGCGGGCGCGGCGCGGTTGACCACGGACGACACGTGGGCGGCGCAGCTGGTCGCGGAGGGCGTGCTGACCGAGGAGGAGGCGTTGACCGACCGGCGGGCGCACGTGCTGTCGCGGTGGTTGGGCGCGGACTCCGGCGTCGAGGCGCCGCAGACGGTGACGTTCAAGGTGGAGACGCCGGGGCTGCTGGTGCTGTGCAGCGACGGCTTGTGGAACTACGTGCCGGAGCCGGAGGACCTGCTGGCGGTGCTGCCGCGCGGCGTGCCGCCGGTCGAGGTGGCGCGGGAGCTGGTGGACGTCGCGCTGAAGGCGGGCGGGCACGACAACATCACGGTGGTCGTCGTCCAGTTGCGGGGTGGGCATGGCGCTTGA
- a CDS encoding vWA domain-containing protein, producing the protein MALDFAVEVFQNEYLPEGAADVDAIVTVTATGPPAEVVSTDAAEVVIVDTSASMAYPPSKLAAAKQAAVAAVDVLRDGVSFAVVAGTDTARVVYPRARKLAVSDPRSRAAAKQAVRMLRADGGTAMGRWLALADDLLAGFEGGPRHAILVTDGENQHESPRRLTKVLDEVAGRFTCDCRGVGTDWQVAELRRIAEAMLGTVDIVADPDGLAEDFRSMAATAMGKALADVSLRLWTPEGARVVSVKQVAPGLRDLTGRRVESGPRTGDYPTGAWGGAESRDYHLRVRVRPAGLRDRMLASRVSLVGPSGDVLGQGRVMAVWTEDSALSTRISVEVAHYTGQAELAEAIQDGLEARKAGDVGRATARLGRAVRLAHESGNTDTAKLLAKVVQVQDPGTGTVKLRPQVADEDEMTLDSRSTVTKRVGRG; encoded by the coding sequence ATGGCGCTTGATTTCGCGGTCGAGGTGTTCCAGAACGAGTACCTGCCCGAGGGCGCGGCGGACGTCGACGCGATCGTCACGGTGACCGCGACGGGCCCGCCGGCGGAGGTGGTGTCCACCGACGCGGCCGAGGTGGTCATCGTGGACACGTCGGCGTCGATGGCCTACCCGCCGTCGAAGCTGGCCGCGGCGAAGCAGGCCGCGGTGGCGGCGGTCGACGTGTTGCGCGACGGGGTGTCGTTCGCGGTGGTGGCGGGCACGGACACGGCGCGCGTGGTCTACCCCCGGGCGCGGAAGCTGGCGGTGTCGGACCCGCGGTCGCGGGCCGCGGCGAAGCAGGCCGTGCGGATGCTGCGCGCGGACGGCGGCACGGCGATGGGCCGGTGGCTGGCGTTGGCCGACGACCTGCTCGCCGGGTTCGAGGGCGGGCCGAGGCACGCGATCCTGGTGACCGACGGCGAGAACCAGCACGAGTCGCCGCGCCGGTTGACGAAGGTGCTCGACGAGGTGGCGGGCCGCTTCACGTGCGACTGCCGCGGGGTGGGCACGGACTGGCAGGTGGCGGAGCTGCGCCGGATCGCCGAGGCGATGCTGGGGACGGTGGACATCGTGGCCGACCCGGACGGGTTGGCCGAGGACTTCCGGTCCATGGCGGCGACCGCGATGGGCAAGGCGCTGGCGGACGTGTCGCTGCGGTTGTGGACGCCGGAGGGCGCGCGTGTGGTGTCGGTCAAGCAGGTGGCGCCGGGGTTGCGGGACCTGACGGGGCGGCGGGTGGAGTCGGGGCCGCGCACGGGCGACTACCCGACCGGGGCGTGGGGCGGCGCGGAGAGCCGCGACTACCACCTGCGGGTGCGGGTGCGGCCGGCCGGGCTGCGCGACCGGATGCTGGCGTCGCGGGTGAGCCTGGTGGGTCCCTCGGGTGACGTGCTGGGGCAGGGCCGGGTGATGGCGGTGTGGACGGAGGACTCGGCGCTGTCGACGCGGATCAGCGTCGAGGTCGCCCACTACACGGGGCAGGCGGAGCTGGCGGAGGCGATCCAGGACGGTCTGGAGGCGCGCAAGGCCGGTGACGTGGGTCGGGCGACGGCGAGGCTGGGCCGGGCGGTGCGGCTGGCCCACGAGTCGGGCAACACCGACACGGCGAAGCTGCTGGCGAAGGTGGTGCAGGTGCAGGACCCGGGGACGGGGACGGTGAAGCTGCGGCCGCAGGTGGCCGACGAGGACGAGATGACGCTGGACAGCCGTTCGACGGTGACCAAGCGGGTCGGGCGGGGTTAG
- a CDS encoding FHA domain-containing protein, whose protein sequence is MATCPTGHDSATDDYCDVCGTPMPSGAGPSSPSSPSSSSSPAVVVEETCAACGAVRVGRFCEECGQDSSGPVTSRPVVARPVSWHVAVEADRAYFERVVAAGGPDAGVVAFPRFCPPRRFGLSGPQVSIGRRSRSRGIFPGIDLVGPPEDPGVSHHHAVLVASGDGWAVVDLGSTNGTTVNGAGTPLPPHEPHPLEPGDRVHVGAWTTLTLHRWIGGQT, encoded by the coding sequence ATGGCGACCTGCCCGACCGGGCACGACTCGGCGACCGACGACTACTGCGACGTGTGCGGCACGCCGATGCCGTCCGGGGCCGGGCCGTCGTCCCCGTCGTCCCCGTCCTCTTCGTCGTCGCCGGCGGTGGTCGTGGAGGAGACGTGCGCGGCGTGCGGCGCGGTGCGGGTGGGTCGGTTCTGCGAGGAGTGCGGGCAGGACTCGTCGGGCCCGGTGACGTCGCGGCCGGTGGTGGCCCGGCCGGTGTCGTGGCACGTGGCGGTGGAGGCGGACCGGGCCTACTTCGAGCGGGTGGTGGCGGCGGGCGGGCCGGACGCGGGCGTGGTGGCGTTCCCGCGGTTCTGCCCGCCGCGCCGGTTCGGGCTGTCGGGGCCGCAGGTGTCGATCGGGCGGCGGAGCCGGTCGCGGGGCATCTTCCCGGGGATCGACCTGGTGGGCCCGCCGGAGGACCCGGGCGTCTCGCACCACCACGCGGTGCTGGTGGCGTCGGGTGACGGGTGGGCGGTGGTGGACCTGGGCTCGACGAACGGGACCACGGTCAACGGGGCCGGCACCCCGTTGCCGCCGCACGAACCGCACCCGTTGGAGCCGGGCGACCGGGTCCACGTGGGCGCGTGGACCACCCTCACCCTGCACCGCTGGATCGGCGGGCAGACCTAG